The region tgaagggggagatttatcaaccatggtgtaaagtgaaactggcttagttgcccctagcaaccaatcagattccacttttcattcttcacagatcccttggaaaatgaaaggtggaatctgattggttgctaggggcaactgagccagtttcacagatCCAGTTAAATGTgtgtaaatattattattttcggtccacctacttttggaccaccctgtgtgggtatatataacatataaatcaaaatttCTGATTTCCCTATTAACAATGGGGGTAGTAAATGCTGGATATTTTAAGGACACTCATAGCTGGAATTAATTGTTAGAATGATAATATCTAAAATGCCCAATatatcaatatacagtatatttcccttaaagggagactattactactactgctactttactgacataCAGTTACATTCCCGTAGGACTGGAGACACTGAGGAATAAGgtagttttcttaaaggggtttgctCAGCTATTTTTACTattcccctatccacaagatagggaaCAAGAATAGGCTTGCAGTGGGTCCGACCTCTGGGCCCCCAGGAACTGTAAAACGATGCCCCTACTCCTTTGCTTTGAATGGAGCCACGAGACGGCACGTAACCTGCcagtccattcattctctatggagctgcctgaGATAGCTGAGTAAATGAATGGGGTGGTAGGTCATCCAAGGTTCCATTCAAAGGATGCCGTTGTAGAGATCCCCAGGGGGCCCAGAGGTCCGACCTCCATGTTCCTATACTTGAttcctatactgtggataggcgACAAATAAAACTTGGCAAACACCTTTAACTTTGTCCTCAACGTTATTTCTCCTACAAtcctccattttataaatatgttaattaggccgtttggtgcactgggagcggTAGTACAGCCATCAGTGCACCAATCTACTAGCTGCTACCCCATGTAATATTAGTTTTGTCTTAACATCAGACTGCGGACTAGGTTCTGGCAGCTCCACATGCAGATGCAGGAAAAGTAAGTGAATCCACTGGAATTACCTAAAATTCTACATCAATTACTAACAAACACATTCTACCGTAACCAAGATATGCTCTCCATGTCTTTTAATGAGCACATTGAGTAAAccttcacagtgcagggagaaaaagtaaGCAAATGTATATGTAATTGACCTTAAAGACCTCAGGCCTTGTAAAACTTGATATGTAGCTCCCGTGGCATAATAAACAGGCTATTCATACCTCTATATGCTTCTCAGAGTCGTCCTGTGGCAGCTCCCGGTCCCCGGCTGAAGGATCATACCTGCACTTCTGAGAAGGACtcttcttggcagtgacagcccactcagccaaccactgactgagGCAAGACAGCgttgtggccagtgactggctgatcgTTTAGAAGAGGACCCTCAAAATGCCGTAGGAGGAAACCAGGGGAAAAATAGAGATGCTGTGGCATGACCCAAAGATGAGTATCCCCAGGTTTGGTTTTTACCCCATGCACTGTGGAGGTTTACTCACTGAGCTCAATAAAGACATGAACAGCACAACTGTTCTACATCTTTTATTAGTAATCAGTGTCGTAGTCTGGATAATTCTAAAGCTTTCCCTCACTCTTTTTTAGGGAGACTAACcattattgttcaataatttacaCCACGTTTACCTAGAATAATAGGTCCAAGGTTAATGTATGTTGTTATTATGTTAGGTCGCATTGATCTTTCTAACATTACGGGTCACATACCTTCTCTTCACTAGGCGTCTGATTATACACAATTCTATTTTGACGGGAGTTCAACTGGATTCCAAAGCAAGGATGTGAAATTCTCTTTTTCCAGTTAGGACCCTGTAATGTCAGAAGAGGTCAATATAATCTTCCTGTCTCTCAGTAGATCTACATAATGTAAGTTTAACAGACTTAGTTGAATATATCTTTGATATTCTCTCAGCCCAATGTGTGAGGACCGTTGTATTCTAGAAAAATTATAAACTTGGATAGAGGAATCATCATTGGTCTTCAGGATCATTATAAGATGGGCCTTGTCTTGCATCATCTGATCATTGCAGATCATTAAGATTAAAATTACTCCTTCCATTAGGTGGCGCCAGAGAACAGGCTCTCTTGTTCTCAGGGGGACACTGCATGACCTACAAGATTCCAGGCACCACTTTGGTGCTCTCCTCAATAATAAGAATTCAAAATGGCGGCCAAGCTCCTTCTTCTTCATTCTTTCACTACAAGTAGTAACAAAGAATCGCTTGTCTCGGTGCCATGTTACGTTACTTACTGGAGCCAGAAGAAACATAGCAGTGGGAGTCTGATGTCATGGAGGACTGAAAATTTTGGTACTTACTCCACATGTAAAGTGGAATGGATGGATGGTGTCATGGTAGACGGGTTGACAAAATAACCTGTAACATACATTAAAAGATATACAAAGCTACAGCTCATATACAGTAGTGATGGCATACCACTAGGAGGTTCTCAGGCACCCCCACcgaaaatggagagaatacaacgTTGGTGTACCACTAGTTTTTCCTGCATAGGGAAGGGACTAACAATCACACTGCTGTGCAGGGAACTACTACTGAACAGGATGATACTGCCAGTCTCTGCACAGCCGAGTGGCCAGGGAGAAAGGGTAAAGGGGATGCAATGCTACACCAGCGTCAAGTCTCGTTGGTCTAACAGACTAAAGTAATCGTATATCGTAGTAACATGCCATGACCATATGAgctatacccctttaaattaacacTTGCTAAATGTTCATCAAGGTAACAGTAGAGGAGAAGCTACGTCTGGTCTATAAAACAGACAACACAACAAATTtaacattgtaaggctatgttcacacagcgtaaaagtacggccgttgttgccatcggcaataaCGGGCGTACATTGtacagtgtggaacactgcctgttCTTCtatgagatcccagccggagcgtatacactatacagtatacgctccagccgggatcccatgcggcaccggaaagaactgacatgtcagttttctgcggccacaattcagtgaattgcggccgcagagagacctgtcagttcaaaaactatgagagttctgatgcgggcgcgcgctgatgcgtccgcatcagaacactgggaTCGGAAAGATCATTCTGTGTGCTTCACCTGgctataatttaaagggaacctgttacccccgatgccggggtgacaggctcccgacccccgctagagcaccttatacgtacctgatgaagagggacccggcgcgatcaggtacgtataaggtgctctagcggggggtcgggagcctgtcaccccggcacgggggtgacaggtcctctttaagatcaGAACAGgtctcaggactagagatgagcgaacctgccgaggttcgggttcgtatcaaCCTGAATTCtctgcgtctgattcccgctgtctgcacacTTCGTGGAAagggggatacagcctatggctatggctgtatcccagttttccaggcggtcctccggctatatccaccctctccacggaacaggcagacagcgggaatcagacgccgagagttcaggttcatacgaaccctaacctcggcaggttcgctcatctctacttaggatCTAATAATGGTcatcatgtttaaccccttaaggtcaaagccaattttcgtttttgcgcttttgctttttccattttatgtttaaaagtccatagcgcttgcattttttcacctagagacttatatgagtgcttattttttgcgaaaccaattgtactttgcaattacaggcatactttttccataaaatatgttgtgaaaccggaaaaaaatcatttgcgctgtcaaattgaaaaaaaaacgaatttgttttgattttggggagttttgcatttacgccgttcgccctatggtaaaactgacttgttatgcatgttcctcaagtcgttacgattacaacgatatataacatgtataacttatattgtatctgatggcctgtaaaaaattaaaacctttgttaacaaatatatgtcacttaaaatcgctctattcccaggcttatagcgctttaatcctttggtctatggggctgtgtcaggtgtcagtttttgcgccatgatgcgttctttctaccggtaccttgattgcgcatatacgactttttgatcgctttttattacattttttctggatttgatgcgaccaaaaatgcgcaattttgcactttgggatttttttgcgcttacgccgtttaccgtgcgagatcaggaatgtgattaattaatagtttgggcgattacgtgtgcggtgatactaaatatgtttattaatttatttatttatttatatttataaaatgggaaaaggggggtgatttggacttttattaggggaggggattttttattaataaaaacacttttttacttttttttttttacatacactagaagcccccctgggggacttgtatatacatagcactgatctctcatagagatcaatgctgtgtatatacacagcaaagatccattagatcggtcatagattgctatggcctgctgcaggccatagcaatctattgccgagccgggatcagcgtcattccgacgctgaggcccggcacgggcagaagaacggatctcccccccgcgatcgcatcgcgggggggagatccgtgccactagacaccagggatgcacggaggaaagcacttcaatgcagctgtcaggtttgacagctgcattgaagggcttaattagccggcgcggcaacaggacccgcgccggctaatagaggcactgcccggctgcagattgcagccgggagcggtgccgttcagagcggggtcccggcgggaccccgctttgaacaccccctgcggcaccatgacgtatcagatacgtcatgggtcgctaaggggttaaggtgtaCCTGACACTTGCAACCAACCCCAGCAGTATATAACAATAGATAGTTGCCTTGACCTGTCACTGCCTTAAAAGCCGCAATTGCAATGacgtttaagggggttaatgagaggcagctgcgggactgCAGCTGCCTGTTGTTAGCTCTGGAGTCGTCCACCCTGATGTATGCGGGACCACCGTATTGGAAAGGTCCCATACACATTTAAAACCTTCAGTctatgaacatatatatatatatatatatatatatatatatatatatatatatacacattccttCTGCACAGGggatgtgcagtaggaacgcatatatatgtattatggacgtgaaggggttaaggaccgcgccaattttcatttttgcattttcgtttttccctccttgtcttctaagagctataactcttagaAGGCgaagggccatgtgagggcttgctttttcaggaacaggtgtactttgtaatgtttttttttttaaaatctaccATAGAATGAATGATGTAACCTCcaaaaaatacaattccgcaaattttgggggagggggggttctgtgtttacgtcatgcactttacagtaaaactgacataatatatttattctataggtcagtatgAATGCAGTgatatgttttactatttttattaacagtaaaacttttcttttaaaaataGATATGTTTAAAATGGAATGGAAAaattggaagtccacagctccatgcagtaaaaatatttggtatctttatttcatgttttcttaaaagtcaggtacaaaatattaaaatagcTCCGACGCGTTTCGGAAAATAAtattccttaatcatggcaattgttttaaatggccctattgtgactctcatAGCGCTTTTACTTTTTCACTTACATGACCGTATGAGGTGTCATGTTTTGCGCCACAATCtccagtttttattagtatcacatttgtgtagatcgggtgtattgatcacttttatatatatatatatatatatatatataatataattgaatttaaaaaatcaacaatcctggcgtgtttttttttacagctttttgttcacgctgttcacgctgcgggaacaatattgttttattttaataaatcggacaattacgacatataatatgtttattcatttctttttacatgttttatttataaaaagggaagggggtgatttagactttaattgggggaggggctatggcatatttttaaaaacatttatttattttacacttttttattgTCACATTAGATCgcattcactgatcactgctatgtaaGATACTGAGCAGTACTGAAAAAAattactgtatgggaacataacctcaggctatgtacacacatcgtaagagactggccgtcacggaacggccggtgtctgaaaagatcatctccaCAGAGTCGCTCCATAGCgtacactgacatggttttctgcggctgctattcaatgaatagcggccgcagaaaactgacatgaaagttgtttgcggtgccgctggggatccctgccggagcgtttactatgtgtacacgctccggccaggaccccatacacggcaaggtaacgtatcttTTCGGAATAATCACAGGAGTGGTTTTACATAAAGATACgtcgtctgaacatagcctaaggctatattcacgcaatgtaaaaataagggcaaaatacggatgtatttttgaaaaatacagccagaaataatgatcatgttctttatttctgTCCATATTTATCCAAATACGGGCCGTATTTTACTcttatttttatgttgtgtgaacatagcctaaaggttgaAAAAGTTGCGAAATTATTTTTCTTGGTCTGCTTTGTTTTTACATGATAAACACCTTACTTCCATCTTCTCTGCTCCACCGATGAGACCATGATGACCAGATAGCTCAAAATAATCCCCTTAGTTTCCAAGCTACATAAATTCAAAAATATTCTTACTTCAAAACTCTgaggttcttcttcttcttccacttTGATTTCAGCCATAGACTCATTCGCTTCCCGGACATCTGGCCCACTTTTCCACTCCAAGCTGGAGTCGTTGGCTAACCCACTTGGCTTGTCATCCGAGTCATCGATGATAGAGTCTAGGTCTGAGAGTGGGAGGTGCATCCCGGAATTTCCTATTTTAAGCTCTGAATTCAGACTTTTCCTCTTTATCAGGGATCTCCAATCCAGATACCTTCGTTTTACTTCGGTTCCCGTCCTCTGCTCCCCTTCCCCGAGCGCGTTCACGCATTCGGCAATTTCTTCCCAGGCTTTGCGCTTCATTTCGTTAATTGTGGTGTTGAGCTGCttggaaaaaatgacatctcttCTCTTTTTGATCTCTGTTAGTAACGTTTGCGTTTCTTGGACGCTGAAATTACTTTTGCGCTTTCTTTTTAGCTGCTTAATCATAGAAGGCTGCAAGGTCATTTTGGTCACATCACCCGAAACATCAAGATGAATCCGAGGTGGAAAGATCTGCGgcagctgcttctttctgctgaattTGGCCAGTTTTAATGATTAAGTAATTGCTTTTCCCAGAGAATTCTGAAAAAGAAGCATAAAATTgaacgtaaaaaaaaacaaaaacagaacttaaaggggtatgctaatgtttttttttaattattttttaaattaaccggtgtcagagagttatataaatttgtaaattacttttggtTAAAAaacttcagtacttatcagctgcagtatgtcctgcaggaagtggtgtattctttcctgtctgacacagtgctctctgctgccacctctgtccatgttaggaactgtccagagcaggagggtttttttatggggattttctactgccctgcacagttcctgacatgtacagaggtggcggcagaaagaactgtgtcagactggaaagaatacactacttcctgcaggacacacagcagctgataagtactggaagcattactgagcatactctgtgacttTTGCAGAGGTCATTcttcagggagctgctattgtcttgtattgatgctatcaatctactggtgtcacatgacgctgcacagctatacagatcactttacagcagcctcctccttatcatcacagacagaacaggaagtctcagcttagttttacaaCTATATATTTCCCCTCTCTTATTGCGATGGCACTTCTGGGCCCCCCACGATTAATCAAGATAAAATCACaaataggtggcgctgtagcagtaACGGTATCTTATTTGCATAAATTGAGGCTTTCACAGATGCACGGCCTCCTCGCTCACCTGATCACACCCCATCCGTGAGTGTTGTTGAAATCCAAGGGAGACATATTGAACATTTGTAGCTATGCTACCTAGCTACAGCACCACCTACTGGAAACtttctgtacatttttttttttactattatttaaTATAAATGATGAGCTCCTCATCTGAAGTGTCTTATTTCTAGCAGaagagcccctccccccccctaagCCCTTCGAGTTGGAGAAGTTTACTTTTGTTATCCTAGTACTTCATTCCTAAGAGGATCCTAAAAgtcccagaattttttttttttttgtacctaaAGTATTTTGTCCCCCACCCCCTGGTGAATATTGCAAGGTCCTTTAGTACTGACTATATAACCCAACTATATTATCATACTCCTCCTGCATCTATTATTAGCCCGCTAGCTGATAAATACGTCCACACTCCATATCCCTTTCACTTAGTgctgcttaaaggagaaatccactATGTTCTAATCCTGTGGCAGTATAATAATCATAATAGTGGGTTCAATAGGGTTATTTTACCCTTACTCTTGTGATCTTCAGTGCATCAGCAAATTTTAATGTTAAGTTTGAGGTCCTCAGATATTCAGAGCTTTAGCCAATTTAGTGGATTC is a window of Dendropsophus ebraccatus isolate aDenEbr1 chromosome 5, aDenEbr1.pat, whole genome shotgun sequence DNA encoding:
- the MSANTD4 gene encoding myb/SANT-like DNA-binding domain-containing protein 4, which produces MTLQPSMIKQLKRKRKSNFSVQETQTLLTEIKKRRDVIFSKQLNTTINEMKRKAWEEIAECVNALGEGEQRTGTEVKRRYLDWRSLIKRKSLNSELKIGNSGMHLPLSDLDSIIDDSDDKPSGLANDSSLEWKSGPDVREANESMAEIKVEEEEEPQSFEGPNWKKRISHPCFGIQLNSRQNRIVYNQTPSEEKFEMEEDEMLSTVLPDSREENDLPEEFPRIEEFGTLSSIARFPYKDSHLLINLEKQKLEMERQRLSIEAERLQVEKERLQIERERLRHLDMEHERLQLEKERLQIEREKLRLQVMHAEKTNLESDFAPSEKTVLQPLDIEAEKLKLEREHLQLEKERLQLLKFESEKLHIEKERLQVEKERLRIQREGHLQ